The following are from one region of the Sporichthyaceae bacterium genome:
- a CDS encoding enoyl-CoA hydratase encodes MTFAPHGKRTGEAVLVDFEGGVLRIVLNRPDRLNALTNEVIDDVADVVSQAGQETDVRVVVLSGAGRSFCSGADLTLKPEPGWEPPVDIIDAGNRLTRTLCELPIPTICAVQGAAAGISVSFALACDFVLARPDAYFLLPFVHIALMPDGGATAIVAASVGRARALKMAMLGERLPATEALAAGMIAGVHEDLNDAVDALVARLVTLPPDALAGAKRAINAATLPGLDRALETERAWQLDLLRASDFIEGVSAFGEKRKPVFGQRSITL; translated from the coding sequence ATGACATTCGCGCCGCACGGTAAGCGCACCGGCGAAGCAGTGCTGGTGGACTTCGAGGGCGGCGTGCTGCGCATCGTGCTCAACCGCCCGGATCGTCTCAACGCATTGACGAACGAGGTCATCGACGACGTCGCCGACGTGGTCAGCCAAGCGGGCCAGGAAACCGACGTGCGCGTGGTGGTGCTCTCCGGCGCGGGCCGTTCGTTCTGCTCCGGGGCCGACCTCACGCTCAAGCCCGAACCCGGCTGGGAGCCGCCGGTAGACATCATCGACGCGGGCAACCGGCTCACCCGGACGTTGTGCGAGTTGCCCATCCCCACCATCTGCGCGGTGCAGGGCGCCGCGGCGGGCATCAGCGTCTCCTTCGCCCTGGCCTGCGACTTCGTGCTGGCCCGGCCGGATGCCTACTTCCTGCTGCCGTTCGTGCACATCGCCCTGATGCCCGACGGCGGTGCCACCGCGATCGTGGCTGCCTCGGTGGGCCGCGCCCGCGCGCTGAAGATGGCCATGCTCGGCGAGCGGCTGCCCGCCACCGAGGCGCTGGCCGCCGGGATGATCGCCGGGGTGCACGAGGACCTCAACGACGCGGTCGACGCGCTGGTGGCGCGGTTGGTCACCTTGCCGCCGGACGCGCTGGCCGGCGCCAAGCGAGCCATCAACGCGGCCACGCTGCCGGGTCTGGACCGGGCGCTGGAGACCGAACGCGCCTGGCAGCTAGATCTGCTGCGCGCGAGCGACTTCATCGAGGGCGTGAGCGCGTTCGGGGAGAAGCGCAAGCCGGTGTTCGGACAGCGCTCCATCACCCTCTGA
- a CDS encoding TetR/AcrR family transcriptional regulator — MTPPRISRARPRAHDGRSGSETAIFAATEALLTETMLQDLTVAQIIARAGISRANFYHYFASKFDVLAALVARLLEDVYTPDESWSAPAGKERAGSLEASMAGTVELWSAHGAVICAAIEHMYTVPQIGEAWFAVREQLVQAVAGQIEYERSHGRAGAGAPADMVATMLLCALERTFYVGTRGLDARILTPTLAAAAIDELTARALIGRVTPDPEAAGPRPHEQTGLPEPTDTAGGILHAVGRLVCTTSLEELSVATIADAAETSRATFYFYFASKEDAFAALFGQIAEPFVHLIEQRVSAEDPTDLGNLVLDWMHGDEVALAVVRNTVHEWPRRPELAKVYLAAADRIEEALGAAIAANRGHVAGAGAGELAAALWWTVENTFAGALAAEGHLADAEGVARMLGDLLIATVFGVSPAVEEATR, encoded by the coding sequence GTGACGCCACCTCGGATCTCCCGCGCTCGTCCCCGCGCCCACGACGGCCGCAGCGGATCCGAGACGGCGATCTTCGCCGCCACCGAGGCCCTGCTCACCGAGACCATGCTGCAGGATCTGACGGTTGCTCAGATCATTGCGCGGGCGGGCATCTCGCGGGCGAACTTCTATCACTACTTCGCGTCCAAGTTCGACGTGCTGGCCGCGCTGGTGGCCCGACTGCTGGAGGACGTGTACACCCCCGACGAGTCCTGGTCGGCGCCGGCCGGGAAGGAGCGCGCCGGCTCGCTGGAGGCGAGCATGGCGGGCACCGTCGAACTGTGGTCCGCGCACGGCGCGGTGATCTGCGCCGCCATCGAGCACATGTACACGGTGCCGCAGATCGGCGAGGCGTGGTTCGCGGTCCGGGAGCAGTTGGTCCAGGCGGTCGCCGGGCAGATCGAATACGAACGCAGCCACGGCCGCGCCGGCGCCGGAGCGCCCGCGGACATGGTGGCCACCATGCTGCTGTGCGCACTGGAGCGCACCTTCTACGTCGGCACCCGCGGGCTGGATGCCCGCATCCTCACCCCGACCCTCGCCGCGGCCGCGATCGATGAACTCACCGCGCGGGCGCTGATCGGCCGGGTCACCCCGGATCCGGAGGCCGCGGGTCCCCGCCCGCACGAGCAGACCGGGTTGCCCGAGCCCACCGACACCGCCGGCGGCATTCTGCACGCGGTCGGCCGGCTGGTGTGCACCACGTCGCTGGAGGAGCTGTCGGTGGCCACCATCGCCGACGCGGCGGAGACCTCGCGGGCCACCTTCTACTTCTACTTCGCCTCCAAGGAGGACGCCTTCGCCGCGTTGTTCGGGCAGATCGCCGAGCCGTTCGTGCATCTGATCGAGCAGCGGGTGAGCGCCGAGGATCCCACCGACCTCGGCAACCTCGTGCTGGATTGGATGCACGGCGACGAAGTGGCACTGGCCGTGGTGCGCAACACCGTGCACGAGTGGCCGCGGCGCCCGGAGTTGGCCAAGGTCTACCTCGCCGCCGCGGACCGCATCGAGGAGGCATTGGGCGCGGCCATCGCGGCCAACCGTGGCCATGTTGCGGGCGCCGGTGCGGGCGAACTGGCCGCCGCCCTGTGGTGGACGGTGGAGAACACCTTCGCGGGCGCGCTGGCCGCCGAGGGCCACCTTGCCGACGCCGAGGGGGTGGCCCGCATGCTCGGCGATCTGCTGATCGCTACCGTCTTCGGTGTCAGCCCGGCTGTCGAGGAGGCCACGCGATGA